One window of Alteromonas sp. LMIT006 genomic DNA carries:
- the rplO gene encoding 50S ribosomal protein L15 — MRLNTLAPAPGAKNSGKRVGRGIGSGLGKTGGRGHKGQKSRSGGSVKPGFEGGQMPIQRRLPKFGFKSRVGFVTDQVTLTEISKVEGDTVTLQALKDANLVKKEIQFVKVILSGEVNRALTVSGLKVTKGALEAIQAAGGKVED; from the coding sequence ATGCGTTTAAATACTCTTGCTCCTGCACCAGGAGCTAAAAATTCTGGTAAGCGCGTGGGTCGTGGTATCGGCTCTGGTTTAGGTAAGACAGGTGGCCGCGGTCACAAAGGTCAAAAGAGTCGTTCAGGCGGTTCTGTGAAGCCAGGTTTTGAAGGCGGTCAAATGCCAATTCAACGCCGTCTACCTAAGTTCGGTTTCAAATCTCGTGTAGGTTTTGTTACTGACCAGGTTACTTTGACTGAAATCAGCAAAGTAGAAGGCGATACAGTCACGTTACAAGCTCTTAAAGATGCAAACTTAGTGAAGAAAGAAATTCAATTCGTTAAGGTTATCTTAAGTGGTGAAGTAAATCGTGCGCTAACTGTAAGTGGTTTGAAGGTAACTAAAGGCGCGCTCGAAGCGATTCAAGCAGCTGGCGGTAAGGTAGAGGACTAA
- the rpmD gene encoding 50S ribosomal protein L30 produces MAKTLKVKMTKSAIGRLPKHKATLVGLGLRKINQVRELEDTPAVRGMINRVQYMVEIVEE; encoded by the coding sequence ATGGCTAAAACACTAAAAGTTAAAATGACTAAAAGTGCGATTGGTCGTCTACCTAAGCACAAAGCTACGTTGGTAGGTTTGGGTTTACGTAAGATCAACCAAGTTCGTGAACTTGAAGATACTCCAGCAGTTCGTGGCATGATCAACCGTGTACAGTACATGGTTGAGATAGTGGAGGAGTAA
- the rpsE gene encoding 30S ribosomal protein S5, with protein sequence MAKVENQQQGDLNEKLVAVNRVSKVVKGGRIFSFTALTVVGDGNGRVGFGYGKAREVPAAIQKAMEKARRNLVQVELNGNTLQHPIKGRHSGSKVYMQPASEGTGIIAGGAMRAVLEVAGVQNVLSKCYGSTNPMNVIRATINALTDMNSPEGVAAKRGLSVDDILG encoded by the coding sequence ATGGCTAAAGTAGAAAATCAACAACAGGGTGATTTAAACGAAAAGCTCGTTGCTGTAAACCGTGTATCAAAAGTAGTTAAAGGTGGTCGCATCTTTAGTTTTACTGCGTTAACGGTAGTTGGTGACGGCAATGGCCGCGTTGGTTTTGGTTACGGTAAAGCACGTGAAGTGCCAGCTGCAATCCAAAAAGCAATGGAAAAAGCTCGTCGTAACTTGGTTCAAGTTGAGCTTAACGGCAATACGTTACAACATCCTATTAAAGGTCGCCATTCGGGTTCTAAAGTTTACATGCAGCCTGCCTCTGAAGGTACGGGTATCATCGCTGGTGGTGCAATGCGTGCAGTATTAGAAGTGGCTGGTGTACAGAACGTACTTTCTAAATGTTACGGCTCTACTAACCCAATGAACGTTATTCGTGCAACGATTAACGCCCTTACAGACATGAACTCTCCAGAGGGTGTGGCTGCTAAGCGTGGGTTATCAGTAGATGATATTTTGGGGTAA
- the rplR gene encoding 50S ribosomal protein L18, with protein MDKKSARLRRATRARKKISELGAHRLVVNRTPRHIYAQLIAPSGSEVLAAASTVEAAIKGAVSSTGNVEAATAVGKAIAERAIEKGIKEVAFDRSGFKYHGRVKALADAAREAGLQF; from the coding sequence ATGGATAAAAAATCAGCTCGCTTACGTCGCGCAACTCGCGCACGTAAGAAAATCAGTGAACTCGGCGCGCACCGTTTGGTCGTTAACCGTACTCCACGCCACATTTACGCACAGTTAATCGCACCTAGCGGTTCTGAAGTATTAGCGGCGGCGTCAACGGTTGAAGCAGCTATCAAAGGCGCTGTTTCTTCAACAGGTAATGTTGAAGCAGCAACTGCGGTAGGTAAAGCGATCGCTGAACGTGCTATCGAGAAAGGCATCAAAGAAGTGGCTTTCGACCGTAGCGGTTTTAAATACCACGGTCGTGTTAAGGCCTTAGCAGATGCAGCTCGTGAAGCTGGTCTTCAGTTCTAG